The following proteins are co-located in the Pedobacter sp. FW305-3-2-15-E-R2A2 genome:
- a CDS encoding TonB-dependent receptor: MKLKLTLKVLMLCAVCGGQVGMTNVVNAQSVLKTTARVTGKVTDETGGGLPGVSVTVKGTGAAVSSDGSGNYSINVSGKGVLVFSFTGYITREVTVNEGSKVNVQLQVDQKVLEEIVVVGYGQQKKVTVTGSVATLKGDVLRQSPAANLSNAIAGRIPGVIASNRSGEPGNDFSTLLIRGKGTLNDNSPLIVIDGVANRGAFERINPDDVESITVLKDASAAIYGAQAANGVILITTKRGKLGKPTVTYTGSYGFTQPTQLPKLVDAGQYATYINEVNDRLGQPHQYSDADVQKYKDGTDPLNFPNTDWYDAVLKDFSPQTRHAISLSGGSEKIDHFISGEYLNQDGIFHKSATKYKQYNLRSNVSSQVSDHLKLSLNVAGRIEDRRYSNYSSGTIFAEVLSAYPTLPAYYPNGLPGPGLAGGRNPVLMASGATGYNKTKDYSLISDASFNLKMPYITQGLYLSGLAAFDFRFRNGKKLYDNWDAFRYNKNTQEYVNLRDTEGPINLNEDFRNYQLSTYNLKLGYERSFGRHQVTAFAAFEQSENYDEGISAYRTGYLSSKIDQIFIGGDKDKNNGSVASQSARRNFFGRFTYSYKERYLAEFILRHDGSFNFPKGKQWGTFPGLSLGWRISEEDFFKHNVSFVNQLKLKASWGKLGNDKIAPYQNLQQYNLDGGFYFGPDSEKQQGLSAGVAPNPGITWEVVNNTNVGIESSFFNGDLNFNADYFVSKRNRILIARNASVPSSTGLTGKLPAENIGKVNNRGFELELTYRHAVNKDFSYQLGGNYTFTKNKVVFMDEAANVPEWQKVQGHAMDSWLVYQTDGIYSTQAEIDNSVHLAGTKPGDIRYQDINGDQKITSDDRIRIFESPTPSSVFAFTAGFQYKGIGLDILLQGQGKARQLILPQQGNAITPPVWLFEDRWSVNNPGGKYPASFDRNDAINNRYSDFWLRNAAFLRLKNVELSYTLPKELTYRLSLQHLRVFLNGSNLFVLSKIKDYDPELNAVTGSYYPQTRIMSAGINISL, translated from the coding sequence ATGAAATTAAAATTGACCCTTAAAGTATTAATGCTATGCGCTGTATGTGGAGGACAGGTGGGGATGACCAATGTAGTCAATGCCCAGTCTGTGCTGAAAACAACAGCGCGCGTAACGGGAAAGGTAACAGACGAAACAGGTGGGGGACTGCCGGGAGTTTCAGTTACAGTTAAAGGAACAGGGGCTGCTGTTTCTTCTGATGGATCAGGAAATTATAGCATCAATGTTTCCGGGAAAGGAGTATTGGTGTTTTCATTTACAGGGTATATCACCCGGGAAGTTACTGTAAATGAAGGTTCAAAAGTTAATGTACAGCTTCAGGTAGATCAAAAGGTATTGGAAGAGATTGTCGTGGTGGGATATGGCCAGCAGAAAAAGGTAACGGTAACCGGATCCGTTGCAACCTTGAAGGGGGATGTTTTGAGACAAAGTCCTGCGGCCAATCTGAGTAATGCCATTGCAGGCCGTATTCCTGGGGTAATTGCCTCCAACCGATCTGGGGAACCTGGCAATGATTTTTCTACTTTGCTGATTCGGGGTAAGGGAACATTGAACGACAATAGTCCGCTGATTGTGATCGATGGAGTAGCCAACAGAGGGGCATTTGAAAGGATCAATCCCGATGATGTGGAAAGCATTACCGTGCTGAAGGATGCTTCTGCCGCGATTTACGGTGCTCAGGCCGCCAATGGTGTGATTCTGATTACGACCAAAAGAGGGAAACTTGGGAAACCAACGGTTACTTATACCGGAAGTTATGGCTTTACTCAGCCTACACAATTGCCGAAATTGGTGGATGCCGGACAGTATGCCACTTATATCAACGAGGTAAACGACCGCCTCGGACAGCCGCATCAGTATTCAGATGCAGATGTACAGAAATATAAAGACGGAACCGATCCACTGAATTTTCCCAATACAGACTGGTACGATGCGGTATTAAAGGATTTTTCTCCGCAAACCCGTCATGCCATTAGTTTAAGTGGTGGGAGCGAAAAGATCGACCATTTTATTTCCGGAGAGTACCTGAATCAGGATGGGATCTTTCACAAATCTGCCACGAAATACAAACAATACAACCTGCGCTCCAACGTCAGTTCTCAGGTGAGCGATCACCTGAAGCTGTCCTTGAATGTTGCAGGAAGGATCGAAGACAGGCGTTATTCTAACTACAGCAGCGGGACGATCTTTGCAGAGGTACTTTCTGCTTATCCGACCTTGCCCGCTTATTATCCAAATGGCCTTCCCGGACCAGGCCTTGCCGGTGGACGTAATCCGGTGTTAATGGCTTCAGGGGCGACAGGTTATAATAAAACGAAGGATTATTCCTTGATCTCCGATGCCTCTTTTAACCTTAAAATGCCATATATCACGCAGGGCTTATACCTTTCCGGACTTGCTGCTTTTGATTTCCGCTTTCGCAACGGTAAGAAATTATATGACAATTGGGATGCCTTCCGCTATAATAAGAACACGCAGGAATATGTGAACCTGAGGGATACAGAAGGACCAATTAACCTGAATGAAGATTTTAGGAACTACCAACTCTCGACCTACAACCTGAAACTGGGGTATGAAAGGAGTTTTGGCAGACATCAGGTGACGGCTTTCGCGGCATTTGAGCAAAGCGAAAACTATGATGAAGGGATCAGTGCCTACCGTACAGGTTATTTAAGCAGCAAAATTGATCAGATATTTATAGGTGGGGATAAAGACAAGAACAATGGCAGTGTGGCTTCGCAATCTGCACGCAGAAACTTCTTTGGCCGCTTTACCTACAGTTATAAGGAAAGGTATCTTGCAGAGTTTATTCTGCGTCATGATGGCTCTTTTAACTTTCCTAAAGGTAAACAATGGGGCACTTTTCCAGGACTTTCCCTGGGATGGAGGATCTCCGAAGAGGACTTCTTTAAGCACAATGTCAGCTTTGTAAACCAGTTGAAACTGAAGGCTTCATGGGGTAAACTCGGAAATGATAAAATTGCACCTTACCAGAATTTACAACAATATAACCTGGATGGGGGCTTTTATTTTGGACCGGATAGCGAGAAACAGCAGGGCTTGTCGGCAGGTGTGGCACCCAATCCCGGAATCACCTGGGAGGTCGTAAATAATACCAATGTGGGGATCGAGTCTTCCTTTTTTAACGGGGATCTGAATTTCAATGCAGACTATTTTGTCTCTAAACGTAACCGCATCCTCATTGCCCGGAATGCTTCCGTTCCTTCAAGTACAGGGCTAACAGGTAAATTACCTGCAGAAAATATCGGAAAAGTAAACAACAGGGGTTTTGAGTTGGAATTGACGTACCGGCATGCTGTCAATAAGGATTTCTCTTATCAGCTTGGTGGAAATTATACCTTCACGAAGAACAAAGTCGTGTTTATGGATGAGGCCGCCAATGTACCGGAATGGCAAAAAGTTCAGGGTCATGCCATGGATTCCTGGCTGGTATACCAGACGGATGGGATCTACAGCACACAGGCGGAGATCGACAATTCTGTACATTTGGCAGGTACTAAGCCCGGAGATATCCGCTATCAGGACATCAATGGAGATCAGAAAATCACTTCTGACGATAGGATTCGCATATTTGAAAGCCCGACACCCAGCAGTGTATTCGCCTTTACTGCCGGATTTCAGTACAAAGGAATTGGGCTGGACATCCTCCTGCAAGGTCAGGGAAAGGCCCGGCAGTTGATTTTGCCACAACAGGGCAATGCCATCACGCCTCCTGTTTGGTTGTTCGAAGACCGCTGGAGTGTCAATAATCCAGGAGGAAAATATCCTGCTTCATTTGACCGTAATGATGCGATAAATAACCGGTATTCTGACTTCTGGCTGCGCAATGCGGCATTTCTAAGGCTCAAAAATGTAGAACTCTCTTATACTCTTCCTAAAGAGCTGACCTACAGGTTAAGCCTGCAGCACCTGCGTGTCTTCCTGAATGGCAGTAACCTGTTCGTACTGAGCAAGATCAAGGATTATGATCCTGAACTCAATGCCGTAACCGGAAGTTATTACCCGCAAACCAGAATTATGAGCGCAGGAATCAATATCTCTCTTTAA
- a CDS encoding RagB/SusD family nutrient uptake outer membrane protein — protein MKTISICFLGLLLLTNLNSCKKDFLDRKPLDTYSELDVWTDLNLIQTFINSKYRALPHFYNWGAAANGPGLSAASDEGYSKFNYENVFLWNKGEISPDNLSMDSWTPDYSFIRDCNSFFEKIGAVKGDEGIKKRMTGEMKFIRAWCYFNLISRYGGVPLITKVYSLSDPDFLAARNSYTECMAFVVKELDEAIPMLPDSYSGKDLGRATKGAVLALKSRALLYAASALNNPSNDRAKWQAAADATKAMLDAPGFSLYNGADYKQLFLEKFNREIIMSYGMNGTDWESSLDVMIAPNGYHGWSVYAPSQNLVDDFEMKNGKMITDPASGYDPTNPYLNRDPRFNATIIFNGTPFKGRNAEYFKGGLDSPQSPVENWNASLTGYNWRKYADETHDMDATGSTQNWVIFRLAEVYLNYAEAQYELGNEAEARNYLNLVRSRPSVNMPPVTAGSTALRDAIRHEREIELCFEGHRFYDVRRWKIAAVTENKPIRAVNITKNQNGSFSYDYFDLQPRKFLEANYLFPIPKYETQKNKLLIQNPGYQ, from the coding sequence ATGAAAACTATATCTATATGCTTTTTGGGCTTATTGCTTTTAACGAACCTGAATTCCTGTAAAAAGGATTTTCTGGATAGAAAGCCCCTGGATACCTATTCAGAGCTCGATGTCTGGACAGATCTGAACCTGATACAGACCTTTATCAACTCCAAATACCGCGCCTTACCCCATTTTTATAACTGGGGAGCAGCAGCAAATGGACCCGGTTTATCCGCCGCATCCGATGAAGGATATTCCAAATTTAACTATGAAAATGTCTTTTTATGGAATAAAGGAGAAATAAGTCCGGACAACCTTTCTATGGACAGCTGGACCCCGGATTATAGCTTTATCCGCGATTGTAACTCCTTTTTTGAAAAAATAGGAGCGGTGAAAGGGGATGAGGGGATTAAAAAAAGGATGACTGGTGAAATGAAGTTTATCAGGGCCTGGTGTTATTTTAACCTCATTTCCCGCTATGGTGGTGTGCCACTGATCACTAAAGTCTATAGCCTTTCTGATCCTGATTTCCTGGCAGCGAGAAATTCATATACCGAATGTATGGCTTTCGTCGTAAAGGAACTCGATGAGGCGATTCCAATGTTGCCAGACAGTTACAGTGGAAAAGACCTTGGCCGGGCAACCAAAGGAGCCGTTCTTGCCTTGAAATCCAGGGCCTTACTCTATGCCGCAAGTGCTTTGAACAATCCTTCCAACGACAGGGCGAAATGGCAGGCAGCGGCCGATGCCACCAAAGCCATGCTCGATGCACCTGGTTTTAGCCTATACAATGGAGCGGACTATAAACAACTGTTTTTAGAAAAATTCAACCGCGAAATTATCATGTCTTATGGGATGAATGGCACGGATTGGGAATCTTCACTTGATGTCATGATTGCACCAAACGGATACCATGGCTGGTCTGTATATGCACCTTCCCAAAACCTGGTCGACGATTTTGAAATGAAAAACGGAAAGATGATCACCGATCCGGCATCAGGATACGACCCCACCAATCCGTATTTAAACAGGGATCCACGCTTCAATGCCACCATTATTTTTAACGGAACACCCTTTAAAGGACGCAATGCAGAGTACTTTAAAGGTGGCTTAGATAGCCCGCAGAGTCCCGTGGAGAATTGGAACGCCAGTCTGACGGGATACAACTGGCGTAAATACGCGGATGAAACGCATGATATGGATGCGACCGGCAGCACACAAAACTGGGTCATCTTTCGCCTGGCAGAAGTCTATTTAAACTATGCAGAAGCACAATACGAACTGGGAAATGAAGCGGAAGCAAGGAACTATCTCAACCTGGTTCGTAGCAGGCCATCCGTAAATATGCCTCCCGTTACTGCCGGTTCTACCGCACTTCGGGATGCCATCAGACATGAGCGGGAGATTGAATTGTGCTTTGAAGGACATCGTTTTTATGATGTACGCAGGTGGAAAATCGCCGCAGTTACAGAGAATAAGCCGATCAGGGCAGTGAACATCACTAAAAACCAGAACGGTTCCTTTAGCTACGATTACTTTGATTTACAGCCGCGCAAGTTTCTGGAAGCCAATTATTTGTTTCCTATCCCTAAATATGAAACACAAAAGAATAAATTGCTGATCCAGAACCCTGGTTATCAATAG
- a CDS encoding substrate-binding domain-containing protein, which produces MRNVFEKIQELEVIPGYSKHEQLVQGFINSIDSKILVKGDQLPSVNVMIRETGFARETIVKGYKELIERGIIESKRGMGYYISNVDTGQPLKVALVLYAFDSIQETFYNAFRDLLVPNVHIDVFFHHQNIDTFESIINNISGKYGIYVVTPMPHPKTAKILKLLPLQKMLMIDRFEPMQGDFSYLSQEFEESSYRVFVELLDTIRKFEEMVFFSRPNSDLPIEIMKAFKRFVKDYDIKYQIKKEYLSGSVEQGKVYFICNDRQLWAMLKDCENQGITLGKEVGILSQDDDPIKEIICGGITTYSTDFNLMAQKAAQFVIGQERIQEVIPTVLKRRKSL; this is translated from the coding sequence ATGAGGAATGTTTTTGAGAAAATACAAGAGTTGGAAGTAATTCCGGGTTATTCTAAACACGAGCAGTTGGTTCAGGGCTTTATTAACTCAATTGACAGTAAGATTCTGGTGAAAGGGGATCAGCTTCCTTCTGTAAACGTCATGATCAGGGAAACCGGATTTGCCCGGGAAACCATCGTGAAGGGGTATAAGGAGCTGATTGAGCGTGGAATTATAGAATCAAAAAGAGGAATGGGCTATTATATCTCTAATGTAGATACTGGTCAGCCTTTAAAGGTTGCTTTGGTGCTGTACGCCTTTGATTCCATTCAGGAGACCTTTTACAATGCCTTTAGAGACCTTCTCGTGCCGAACGTTCATATTGATGTCTTCTTTCATCATCAGAATATTGATACTTTCGAAAGCATCATCAATAACATCAGCGGAAAATATGGAATATATGTTGTCACGCCGATGCCTCATCCCAAAACGGCAAAGATCTTAAAGCTGCTTCCGCTTCAGAAAATGTTGATGATTGACCGTTTTGAGCCTATGCAGGGCGATTTTTCCTACCTCAGTCAGGAATTTGAAGAGTCCAGTTACCGGGTATTTGTCGAATTGCTGGATACGATCAGAAAATTTGAGGAAATGGTCTTCTTTTCCAGACCCAATTCAGACCTGCCGATTGAAATCATGAAAGCCTTTAAAAGGTTTGTGAAGGATTATGACATCAAATATCAAATAAAAAAGGAGTATCTGTCCGGTTCAGTAGAACAAGGGAAAGTCTATTTTATTTGTAACGACAGGCAGCTGTGGGCGATGCTTAAAGATTGTGAAAATCAAGGCATTACCCTCGGAAAGGAGGTCGGTATTTTATCTCAGGATGATGATCCCATTAAGGAAATCATTTGCGGTGGCATCACGACTTATTCTACAGATTTTAACCTGATGGCACAGAAAGCAGCACAATTTGTCATTGGTCAGGAGCGGATACAAGAGGTGATTCCTACCGTGCTCAAGAGGCGGAAATCTCTTTAA